A genomic stretch from Mycobacterium malmoense includes:
- the moeZ gene encoding adenylyltransferase/sulfurtransferase MoeZ — MSTPQASLPPLVEPAPQLSRDEVARYSRHLIIPDLGVDGQKRLKNARVLVIGAGGLGAPALLYLAAAGVGTIGIVDFDVVDESNLQRQIIHGIADVGRSKARSARDSIAAINPLVDVRLHEFRLDRGNAVDLFRQYDLIVDGTDNFATRYLVNDAAVLAGKPYVWGSIYRFEGQVSVFWEDAPDGRGLNYRDLYPEPPPAGMVPSCAEGGVLGIICASIASVMGTEAIKLITGIGEPLLGRLMIYDALEMTYRTIKIRKDPSTPTITELVDYDEFCGVVSLEGAAAAADSTITPRELRELLDSGRKLVLIDVREPVEWDIVHIDGAQLIPQSSINSGEGLAKLPQDRMPVLYCKTGVRSAEALAAVKKAGFSDAVHLQGGIVAWAKQMQPDMVMY, encoded by the coding sequence GTGTCGACACCCCAGGCATCACTGCCGCCGCTGGTCGAGCCCGCACCCCAGCTGAGCCGCGACGAGGTGGCCCGCTACAGCCGCCACCTGATCATTCCCGACCTGGGTGTCGACGGCCAGAAGCGGCTCAAGAACGCGCGGGTGCTGGTGATCGGCGCCGGTGGGCTCGGTGCGCCCGCGTTGCTGTATCTGGCCGCGGCCGGCGTCGGCACCATCGGCATCGTCGACTTCGACGTCGTCGACGAATCGAACCTGCAGCGCCAGATCATCCACGGCATCGCCGACGTCGGACGCTCCAAGGCGCGGTCGGCGCGCGACTCCATCGCCGCGATCAACCCGCTGGTCGACGTGCGACTGCACGAGTTCCGGCTGGACCGCGGCAACGCCGTCGACCTGTTCAGGCAGTACGACCTGATCGTGGACGGCACCGACAACTTCGCCACCCGGTATCTGGTCAACGACGCCGCGGTGTTGGCCGGCAAGCCGTACGTGTGGGGGTCGATCTACCGGTTCGAGGGCCAGGTCTCGGTGTTCTGGGAGGACGCCCCCGACGGGCGGGGCCTCAACTACCGGGACCTCTACCCGGAGCCGCCCCCGGCCGGCATGGTGCCCTCGTGCGCCGAGGGCGGCGTGTTGGGCATCATCTGCGCCTCCATCGCGTCGGTGATGGGCACCGAGGCGATCAAACTGATCACCGGCATCGGCGAACCGCTGCTCGGCCGGTTGATGATCTACGACGCGCTGGAGATGACCTACCGCACGATCAAGATCCGCAAGGATCCGTCCACGCCGACGATCACCGAACTAGTCGACTACGACGAATTCTGCGGCGTGGTGTCCTTGGAAGGCGCTGCTGCCGCCGCCGATTCCACCATCACCCCCCGCGAGTTGCGCGAATTGTTGGACTCCGGCAGGAAGCTGGTCCTGATCGACGTGCGTGAGCCCGTGGAATGGGACATCGTGCACATCGACGGGGCCCAGCTGATCCCGCAGTCGTCGATCAACTCGGGCGAGGGTCTGGCAAAGCTGCCGCAGGACCGCATGCCGGTGCTGTATTGCAAGACGGGCGTGCGCTCGGCCGAGGCGCTGGCCGCGGTGAAGAAGGCCGGATTTTCCGACGCGGTCCATTTGCAGGGCGGCATCGTCGCGTGGGCCAAACAGATGCAGCCCGACATGGTGATGTACTGA
- a CDS encoding TIGR02569 family protein, translated as MTVEPPPEHVLAAFGLAGVKPVPLGSNWEGGWRCGEVVLSIVADHARAAWSARVRETLFVDGIRLARPVRSTDGRYVVSGWRADTFVAGTPEPRHDEVVSAAVRLHEATGKLERPRFLTQGPTAPWGEVDVFIAADRAAWEERPLASVPPGARTAPPTADAQRSVELINQLATLRKPTKSPNQLVHGDLYGTVLFIGTAAPGITDITPYWRPASWAAGVVVVDALSWGEADDGLIERWNALPEWPQMLLRALMFRLAVHALHPRSTAEAFPGLARTAALVRLVL; from the coding sequence GTGACTGTCGAACCACCGCCGGAGCACGTGCTCGCGGCGTTCGGTTTGGCCGGTGTGAAACCCGTCCCCCTGGGCTCCAACTGGGAAGGCGGCTGGCGATGCGGCGAGGTCGTGCTGTCGATCGTGGCCGACCACGCCCGCGCGGCTTGGTCGGCCCGGGTGCGGGAAACGTTGTTCGTGGACGGCATTCGGTTGGCCCGGCCGGTTCGCTCGACCGACGGGCGATACGTGGTGTCGGGGTGGCGGGCGGACACCTTCGTCGCCGGCACGCCGGAGCCCAGGCATGACGAGGTCGTCTCGGCGGCGGTGCGGCTGCACGAGGCGACCGGCAAACTGGAACGCCCACGATTCCTGACCCAGGGACCGACCGCGCCCTGGGGCGAAGTCGACGTCTTCATCGCCGCCGACCGCGCCGCGTGGGAGGAGCGGCCGCTGGCCTCGGTGCCGCCCGGCGCGCGGACGGCACCGCCGACGGCGGACGCCCAGCGATCGGTGGAGCTGATCAACCAGCTCGCCACCCTGCGCAAGCCGACCAAGAGCCCCAACCAGCTGGTGCACGGGGATCTTTACGGGACAGTGCTTTTCATCGGCACCGCGGCGCCGGGGATCACCGACATCACACCCTACTGGCGGCCCGCCTCGTGGGCCGCGGGCGTGGTCGTCGTTGACGCGCTGTCCTGGGGCGAGGCCGACGACGGGCTCATCGAACGCTGGAACGCGCTGCCGGAGTGGCCGCAGATGTTGTTGCGGGCGTTGATGTTTCGCCTGGCGGTCCACGCGCTGCACCCGCGGTCGACGGCCGAGGCGTTCCCGGGTCTGGCCCGCACCGCGGCCCTGGTCCGGCTGGTGCTCTAA
- a CDS encoding MGMT family protein produces MAAVTDEQVERVRALVAAIPPGRVCTYGDIAAVAGLSSPRIVGWIMRTDSSDLPWHRVITASGRPARHLTTRQLELLRAEGVLAVDGRVALNDVRHEFPSGI; encoded by the coding sequence GTGGCGGCGGTGACCGACGAGCAGGTCGAGCGGGTGCGTGCGCTGGTGGCGGCGATCCCGCCCGGCCGGGTCTGCACCTACGGCGACATCGCGGCCGTCGCGGGGCTTTCCAGTCCGCGCATCGTCGGATGGATCATGCGGACCGACTCCTCGGACCTGCCCTGGCACCGCGTGATCACCGCGTCCGGGCGCCCGGCGCGGCATTTGACCACCCGGCAGCTGGAGTTGCTGCGCGCCGAAGGCGTCCTCGCCGTCGACGGCAGGGTGGCGCTGAACGACGTGCGCCACGAGTTCCCGTCCGGCATTTAG
- a CDS encoding alpha/beta fold hydrolase, protein MTADLYVHRYGPAGPVRMLAVHGLTGYGGRWRHLGGYLPEIAIAAPDLLGHGRSSWAAPWTIDANVSALAALLDDEADAPVLVVGHSFGGALAMHLAAARQDRVAALLLLDPAVGLDGRWTRDIAQAMFSSPDYPNAEEARAEKATGSWADVDPAVLGAEIDEHLIELPNGRYGWRVSMPAMMSYWSELAREIVLPPAGTATTLVRAKRTSPPYVGDRLIAGLRDRLGPDFELLDFDCNHMVPHARPAEVAALIRNLLGAP, encoded by the coding sequence GTGACCGCCGACCTGTACGTGCACCGCTACGGTCCGGCCGGTCCGGTCCGGATGCTCGCCGTCCATGGGCTGACCGGTTACGGGGGGCGCTGGCGACACCTGGGCGGCTACCTGCCCGAAATCGCCATCGCCGCACCCGATCTGCTGGGCCACGGCCGGTCGTCGTGGGCGGCGCCGTGGACCATCGACGCCAACGTCTCGGCGCTGGCCGCGCTGCTCGACGACGAGGCCGACGCGCCGGTGCTGGTGGTCGGGCACTCGTTCGGCGGCGCGCTGGCGATGCACCTGGCCGCGGCCCGCCAGGACCGGGTGGCCGCGCTGCTGCTGCTCGACCCGGCGGTCGGGTTGGACGGTAGGTGGACGCGCGACATCGCCCAGGCGATGTTTTCCTCCCCCGACTACCCGAACGCCGAGGAGGCCCGCGCGGAAAAGGCGACCGGCTCCTGGGCGGACGTGGACCCCGCGGTCCTCGGCGCCGAGATCGACGAGCACCTGATCGAGCTGCCGAACGGGCGGTACGGCTGGCGCGTCAGCATGCCGGCGATGATGTCGTACTGGAGCGAGTTGGCCCGCGAGATCGTGCTCCCGCCGGCCGGAACGGCGACGACCCTGGTGCGGGCCAAGCGGACCTCGCCGCCTTATGTCGGCGACCGACTGATCGCCGGACTCCGGGATCGCCTGGGACCCGATTTCGAGCTGCTGGATTTCGACTGCAACCACATGGTGCCGCACGCCAGGCCCGCCGAGGTCGCGGCGCTGATCCGCAACCTGTTGGGAGCCCCCTGA
- a CDS encoding DUF5615 family PIN-like protein, producing the protein MDEMYPTRLAATLCAEGIEATTVAELGLAGSADPDVFAAAVARGYAVLTENVGDFTRLAAEHSIAGGHHHGLLITLSSRFSRQPAGSAALVAVTEAAQQSLDDRVVYLK; encoded by the coding sequence TTGGACGAGATGTACCCGACCAGGCTAGCGGCCACGTTGTGTGCAGAGGGGATCGAGGCGACGACCGTGGCCGAGCTTGGCTTGGCCGGCAGCGCAGACCCGGATGTGTTCGCTGCGGCGGTCGCCAGAGGCTATGCGGTGTTGACCGAGAATGTCGGCGATTTCACCCGCCTGGCCGCCGAACACAGTATCGCCGGCGGTCATCATCACGGACTGCTGATCACGCTGTCGTCGCGGTTTTCTCGCCAGCCAGCGGGTTCCGCAGCGCTGGTCGCGGTGACCGAAGCCGCCCAACAGTCGCTTGACGACCGCGTCGTCTACTTGAAGTAA
- a CDS encoding ATP-dependent DNA helicase: MSYTWDDEARAVLAPGARGLVRVLGGPGTGKSSLLVDAAVARIGAGADPESVLLLTGSGRMGMRARSALTTALLQSASTDTRRAAVREPLVRTVHGYAYAVLRQAAERAGDAPPRLVTSAEQDAIIRELLAGDLEDGAAAWPAHLRPALSTAGFATELRNLLARCAERGVDPQELERLGRRCRRPEWAAAGQFARQYEQVMLLRAAVGMAAPQATTPALGAAELVGAALEALAVDPELLAAERARVRVLLIDDAQQLDPQAARLVRALAAGTDLTLVAGDPNQAVFGFRGGEASGLLADDSPAVTLTVSHRCAPAVARAVSGVARRLPGGSAGRHIEGTGAEDGSVTVRAAASAHAEAAMIADALRRAHLIDGVPWSQMAVIVRSVPRAGARLPRALAAAGVPVAAPAASGALSEEPAARALLTVLAATANGLDGERALALLTGPIGRVDPVTLRRLRRTLQRAYPDRPPGDLGGLLVEALHADAPLPGAQSRPLRRVRAVLDAAARCHREGQDPRYTLWAAWHRCGLQRRWLSASERGGPVGAQATRNLAAVTALFDITDQYVSRTAGASLSGLVEHVSALQLPGANPEPVFELEQVRVLSAHAALGHEWDLVVIAGLQDGLWPNMIPRGGVLGTQRLLDVLDGVTEEASVRAPLLAEERRLLIAAMGRARCRLLVTAVDSDTGGAGGEAALPSAFFSEVAQWATDNGEPVAEQPVSAPRVLSAAALVGRLRGVVCAPDGAIDDAARRCAATQLARLAKAGVPGADPAGWHGLIPVSTSEPLRGGDDPVTLTPSTLQTLNDCPLRWLAERHGGTNARDLRPAIGSLLHALIAQPGKSESELLAELDRAWKHLPFDADWHSANELARHRAMIEAFVEWRAQTRGELTEVGVEVDVDGTLETPRGDGGGIRLRGRVDRLERDAAGRLVIVDVKTGKTPVSKDDAQQHAQLAMYQLAVAEGMVPGGAPDTEPGGARLVYLGRTGAAGATVREQDPLTEAARDEWRNLVRLAADATAGPRFIARRNDGCAHCPIRPCCPAHAEGAPL; this comes from the coding sequence ATGTCATACACCTGGGACGACGAGGCCCGTGCCGTCCTGGCGCCCGGCGCACGCGGCCTGGTGCGTGTGCTCGGCGGGCCCGGCACCGGCAAGAGCAGCCTGCTGGTCGACGCCGCGGTCGCTCGGATCGGCGCCGGTGCCGATCCGGAATCGGTTCTGCTGCTTACCGGTTCCGGTCGGATGGGGATGCGGGCGCGCAGCGCGTTGACGACGGCGTTGCTGCAGTCCGCCTCCACCGATACCCGCCGGGCGGCCGTTCGCGAGCCGTTGGTGCGCACCGTGCACGGCTACGCATACGCGGTGTTGCGGCAGGCCGCCGAGCGTGCCGGCGATGCGCCGCCGCGGCTGGTCACCAGCGCCGAGCAGGACGCCATCATCCGGGAGTTGCTGGCCGGCGACCTCGAAGACGGAGCGGCGGCATGGCCGGCCCACCTGCGGCCCGCCCTGAGCACCGCCGGCTTCGCCACCGAGCTGCGAAACCTGTTGGCGCGTTGCGCCGAACGCGGCGTGGACCCGCAGGAGCTGGAGCGGCTGGGCCGTCGGTGCCGGCGCCCGGAATGGGCCGCGGCCGGTCAATTCGCGCGACAGTACGAGCAGGTGATGTTGCTGCGGGCGGCGGTCGGGATGGCGGCGCCGCAGGCGACGACGCCGGCGCTGGGCGCCGCCGAACTTGTGGGCGCCGCGCTGGAGGCTCTCGCGGTCGATCCCGAATTGCTGGCGGCCGAACGCGCCCGGGTCCGCGTCCTGCTGATCGACGACGCCCAGCAACTAGACCCGCAGGCGGCGCGCCTGGTCCGGGCGTTGGCCGCGGGCACCGACTTGACCCTGGTCGCCGGTGACCCCAACCAGGCGGTGTTCGGGTTCCGGGGCGGCGAGGCCTCCGGGTTGTTGGCCGACGATTCGCCGGCGGTGACGCTGACGGTGTCGCATCGCTGCGCGCCGGCCGTGGCGCGCGCCGTCAGCGGCGTCGCGCGCCGGCTGCCCGGCGGCAGCGCCGGCAGGCACATCGAGGGCACCGGGGCCGAGGACGGGTCGGTCACCGTGCGCGCGGCCGCCTCGGCGCACGCCGAGGCGGCGATGATCGCCGACGCGCTGCGGCGCGCGCACCTGATCGACGGGGTTCCCTGGTCGCAGATGGCGGTCATCGTCCGATCCGTGCCGCGGGCCGGGGCGCGGTTGCCGCGCGCTTTGGCCGCCGCCGGGGTCCCGGTCGCGGCACCCGCGGCGAGCGGAGCGTTGTCCGAGGAGCCCGCGGCGCGGGCGCTGCTCACCGTTCTGGCGGCCACCGCGAACGGACTGGACGGCGAACGGGCGCTGGCCTTGCTGACCGGGCCCATCGGTCGCGTCGACCCGGTGACGCTTCGGCGGCTGCGCCGAACGCTGCAGCGCGCCTACCCGGATCGTCCGCCGGGCGACCTCGGAGGCCTTCTGGTCGAGGCACTGCACGCCGACGCGCCGTTGCCCGGGGCGCAGTCTCGCCCGCTGCGGCGGGTGCGCGCGGTGCTGGACGCGGCCGCGCGCTGCCACCGCGAGGGCCAAGACCCCCGCTACACGCTGTGGGCGGCGTGGCATCGCTGCGGTCTGCAGCGTCGCTGGCTGTCCGCCAGCGAGCGCGGCGGCCCGGTCGGCGCCCAGGCCACCAGGAACCTGGCGGCGGTGACGGCGCTGTTCGACATCACCGACCAGTACGTGTCCCGCACGGCCGGCGCGTCATTGAGCGGACTCGTCGAGCACGTCTCGGCGTTGCAGCTGCCGGGCGCCAACCCCGAGCCGGTGTTCGAGCTCGAGCAGGTCAGGGTGCTCAGCGCGCACGCGGCGCTGGGGCATGAATGGGATCTGGTGGTCATCGCCGGCTTGCAGGATGGATTGTGGCCCAACATGATTCCGCGCGGCGGCGTGCTGGGCACCCAGCGGTTGCTCGACGTGTTGGACGGTGTCACCGAGGAGGCCTCGGTGCGGGCGCCGCTGCTGGCCGAGGAGCGCAGGCTGCTGATCGCGGCGATGGGCCGGGCCCGGTGCCGGCTGTTGGTGACGGCCGTGGATAGCGACACGGGCGGGGCCGGCGGGGAGGCGGCGCTGCCGTCGGCGTTCTTCTCCGAGGTCGCGCAGTGGGCCACCGACAACGGCGAACCCGTTGCGGAGCAACCGGTCTCGGCGCCGCGGGTGTTGTCCGCGGCGGCGCTGGTGGGCCGGCTGCGCGGGGTCGTGTGCGCGCCCGACGGCGCCATCGACGACGCCGCCCGCCGCTGCGCGGCAACGCAATTGGCCCGGCTGGCCAAGGCCGGTGTGCCGGGCGCCGACCCGGCCGGCTGGCACGGCCTGATCCCGGTCAGCACGAGCGAACCGCTGCGGGGCGGCGACGATCCCGTCACGTTGACGCCCTCGACCCTGCAGACCCTCAACGATTGCCCGCTGCGCTGGCTGGCCGAACGGCACGGCGGCACCAACGCCCGCGATCTGCGGCCGGCCATCGGCTCGCTGCTGCACGCGCTGATCGCCCAACCGGGCAAAAGCGAATCGGAATTGTTGGCCGAGCTGGACCGGGCCTGGAAGCACCTGCCCTTCGATGCCGACTGGCACTCGGCCAATGAGCTGGCCCGGCACCGCGCCATGATCGAGGCGTTTGTCGAGTGGCGAGCGCAGACCCGGGGCGAACTCACCGAGGTCGGCGTCGAGGTCGACGTCGACGGAACCCTGGAGACGCCGCGCGGTGACGGCGGCGGAATCCGGCTGCGCGGCCGGGTCGACCGGCTGGAACGCGACGCAGCCGGCCGGCTGGTGATCGTCGACGTCAAGACCGGCAAGACGCCGGTCAGCAAGGACGACGCCCAACAACACGCCCAGCTGGCGATGTACCAGCTCGCCGTGGCCGAAGGCATGGTTCCCGGCGGCGCCCCCGATACCGAGCCCGGCGGCGCGCGGCTGGTCTATTTGGGCAGGACGGGGGCCGCGGGCGCCACCGTGCGCGAGCAGGATCCGCTGACAGAGGCCGCCCGCGACGAATGGCGCAACCTCGTCCGGCTGGCCGCCGACGCGACGGCCGGGCCGCGGTTCATCGCCCGGCGCAACGACGGTTGCGCGCACTGCCCGATACGGCCGTGCTGCCCGGCGCACGCCGAGGGGGCACCGCTGTGA